In Gorilla gorilla gorilla isolate KB3781 chromosome 16, NHGRI_mGorGor1-v2.1_pri, whole genome shotgun sequence, the genomic window agacCGTCATAAGCATacacaaatttttttcttctggaaatttaagaatgaagatatagagaaacaaggaagaaattgaCCCCGACGAAGAAGAAAGTgccaagaaaaagcatttggataagaagagaaaattgaaggAGATGTTTGATGCGGAATATGATGAAGGAGAAAGCACATATTTTGATGATCTTAAAGGAGAAATGCAGAAAGAAGCACAGGTGAGAAACCTCAGTTCCTCTCAGCCTCTTGTCAAGACTATCACATAGTGCAGGAATCCCTGACTTTCTTTGGGTCCCTGCTTCCTATCCTGCTTCTGTGCCTTTCATTTGGACTCATGGGTAGatgcatgtgagtgtgtttaTTCATGCAGTGAGCTCATTGTTTCTACAGTCAGAAGATCACCAGAAAAAGATCCATACCTATTTTGTCACAAGAATTAGGAAACCGAAATGACTGAGACATGGTCTCTACTTCTGAGACTTTTACAATGTAGTGATCTGAGACAGTGTGTTCATTTCAGCGCAAGCCAATGCTGCCTATTCCGATCGCTGCACCCTGATTTGAATGGCAGGTGATCAGTGGCCCGTGTGGCTTATGGACACACCAGAGCTCCCAGGGGAAGTGCTCTGAAAACTCATCCTGGTCAGAGTTCAGAAGGACATGTGGAGTATAAGGTCAGATGCGGAGATAAAGGGACATGGTGTGGCCCGCCTGCCTGGAGGTGCTGAGCAGGTTGCTGGAGGCGGTGATGTCACTCTgaaggagacagacacagaaacGTGTGTACAGTTGATGGTGAGCATCTGAGTTGTGTCTTGTTAGTGAGGCCAGGAGTGCCTGTGTAAGCTGGAACAGATTAGGTATATGATTTGTGAAACGGAGTTTCATCCTAGATCTTCATCTAGTCAAAGGACTGTTTCCTGATTAGGCATTAGCTTAGTGGTTGCTAGTCTGTGTTGACCTTTGAAAGGCATGACCAGGCTAACTCTGAAGTTTTTGCTTCACaccatttacaatttaaaattaccTAGAGCCTTGTGGGCCATTGGAAAAGACTGAATGTTTCACTCTGAAATGGGAGTccttggagggttttgagcagaggagagaCATTCAGGTAATCAGATCACTCTGCCAAGACATCAGTCTGATAGAGATCAGTCCGGTGGCACAAACCAGAGGGCTGGCAGTGGAGATGAGACAAAGAGTCAAACCCGGATAGAGTTTATTTGGAAGCTGGGTCAGTAGGATTTCCTGGTGGACTGAATGTGGGGTGTGTGAGAGGAAATGAGGATGGCGACTGGAAGTTCCTGGAAGGATGGGTTATTGCAGATTAAATAGGAAACTGTCTGCAGATGCAGTTTTGGGAAGATGATGTTTGGTTTGGCTGGGTATCATGCAGACAAATGGAGTGTCAAGTCTGGAGAGACAGGTCTGGCCAGGGACTTAGATGTACAGCCCTCAGCACGTAGATGCcacttaactctgtgaggtggccGGGGAGTGAGTGCAGAGTGACTGGGAGGAGCAAGACTGGCATGGGCGAGATGGGGCGATTGCGGCCGTGAGGCCTGAGCAGTGcctaggagggagagggagaagcagtGTGAGCATGCAGGCACGCAGGAGTCCAGTTGTACACAGAGGCGAAGCACTGTTCAGATCCCGCTGCAGTGTTAACTACAGTAAAGGCAGAGTTGACCACTGGAGGAGTCCTTCAGCGTGGAGGCCTTCAGCGATCTTGGCAAGCACCAATTTTCATGGATGTAGGAGAATGGGAGCAGAGGAACTGGAGGCTGCAACTGTGGAAAACTTTTGTGGGGTTTTgctgcagagagaagcagagaaatgaaGCAGTTTTTGGTGGAAGAAGTGGAATCAAAAGGTTTTGAGataagagagagaacagagggaAGAGCTGTTGGAATAAAGTCCAGGAAGAGTGGATGGTGTCTAGTGAGCAAGTGACGTGTGGCCCTGAGTAGAGGCATGGACAAATCATCTGTGCCTGAGCTGCccgtagaactttctgtgatcaTGGAGATGCACGTCTGTGCTTCCCAATATTGTAACACTGGCTGCAAGTTGATATGGACCACTTCTAGTGTGACTAGTGTGATTGAGgaactgcattttaaatattatgtaattgtaattaattttcatttaaatagccacacataGCTCCTCTATGGGCCAGGTCAGAGCTCTGATAAGGCTGGATATGGGAGGAAACCCTGGTAGAGGGTTGACCGTAGAGGTTCTTTTGGTTTTGGAGTGAATCAGGAAACAGCCATCAGCTGAGTGAaggtgagggtggtggtgggtgtTTGAAGACAAGGGAAAAGTGTGAAAGAATTAtttggagaggaaggaaagaaagtgtgGACTGGGGATGTTTCCAATGTTCGAGCACGCAGGGCTCCACAGTTATCTACATTTGCTGTCCCTTGgagcaggagagaagaaaatggtTGGGACATATTCTGAACAGACTGTAGAGGTAAAatgtgtagggtttttttttgtttttttgttttttgagatggaatctcgctctattgcccaggctggagtgcagtggcacgatcttgactcactgcaacctccgtctcccaggttcaagcgattctctcacctctgcctcctgagtagttgggactacaggcacgcaccaccatgcccagctgattttggtatttttagtagagacggggtttcaccatgttggcgaggctggtttcaaactcctgacctcatgtgatctgcccgcctcagcctcccaaagtgctgggattacaggcatgagccactgtacccggcaaATGTGTAGTATTTTTAATAAGATAAAGCCTACATAATTCTGTCCACAGTTCCTTTACTTAGAAATTGCTTATTTGTTCATGTTAATCCTATGTTTATTACAAATAACAGCATACAGGTTTTTCCCCCCCACCCCGTCATGTACAGCTGGATTACGTAGAATTTGAAGATCAAGATGATAAAGCCAGAGTTCAGTATGATGGTTTTCGACCTGGGATGTACGTCCGCGTTGAGATTGAAAATGTTCCCTGTGAATTTGTGCAGAACTTTGACCCCCATTACCCCATTATCCTGGGTGGCTTGGGCAACAGCGAGGGAAATGTTGGACACGTGCAGGTGGGTCCCTTTGCTGCATATTTGGTGCCTGAGGCTCTGTGGATTTCCCCTCCATCAATCATCTTACCCTCTCATCCCCCTCAGATGCGTCTGAAGAAACATCGCTGGTATAAGAAAATCCTCAAGTCCCAAGATCCAATCATATTTTCTGTAGGGTGGAGGAGGTTTCAGACCATCCTGCTCTATTATATTGAAGACCACAATGGAAGACAAAGGCTTCTAAAGTATACCCCACAGCACATGCATTGTGGAGCAGccttttggggtaaaatatgaTTACAATAACTTGCCTATTGCCGAGATTAAACTTTACAGGCTGCGTTATTTTAGCTTTGTGCTTTTCCTTTCATAAAATTCCACTCCtaagatgtttctgttttctgggaGCGAGGAGGTGGTTTGGAGTATATATGTAAATCTATATCCAAATGTAAATGTCCATATCCAGTATGTTAAACTAGAATCTAAAATTTCTAGTTTgctatatttctctttttccttttcctttaagaCCCTATCACTCCACAGGGAACTGGTTTCTTGGCAATACAGTCTGTCAGTGGCATAATGGTAACTATCTTGGACGATTTCTTTTACAGATTGGTTTGAGAAATATATCCTGAATGTGGGTTATTATGTACATGAGGCTTTAAGTTGaaaattactcatttttattattataaagtaaaTTTCCCTTTGCTTTTAATCTTCGTACATCCTTTTCAGTAGGGTGTGGGATTAGAGGAGGGGAGGTGGAAGAATTATAATGGTACA contains:
- the LOC101138622 gene encoding ribosome biogenesis protein BMS1 homolog — encoded protein: MRPRVVPKRGSALRSVQSRTQLRPRNALRVCAEENAAPPLQRHTAPVPRSSTVTLKTWKRDVHKGKSGPDTQRNKEEIDPDEEESAKKKHLDKKRKLKEMFDAEYDEGESTYFDDLKGEMQKEAQLDYVEFEDQDDKARVQYDGFRPGMYVRVEIENVPCEFVQNFDPHYPIILGGLGNSEGNVGHVQMRLKKHRWYKKILKSQDPIIFSVGWRRFQTILLYYIEDHNGRQRLLKYTPQHMHCGAAFWGKI